One segment of Sandaracinaceae bacterium DNA contains the following:
- a CDS encoding FAD:protein FMN transferase, whose translation MKQHAFLAMGTDWTILADGCGPEALVQAERLVRDVEGRLSRFLPDSAVSRLNRDREASDPVLAAVLHEAMGFLRDTGGAFDPRLGAQLASLGYDRPFAEVRSPAGSPRLDEVQELQVMIEGAHVSLEGNGSVDLGGIAKGWTVDRVLDALVAAGAGAVLVDGGGDIAVRGAEWPIGVDDDLSVLLRDGAVATSSTRGRRWQSAQGQHAHHILSARTGLPATSPVDTVTVVAPNATTADALATAALVDPSGQLPRLTGPGFQAAMRASSGAWYTTPNWSEAP comes from the coding sequence ATGAAGCAGCACGCGTTTCTCGCCATGGGCACCGACTGGACCATCCTCGCCGACGGCTGCGGCCCAGAAGCGCTGGTGCAGGCTGAGCGCCTGGTGCGCGACGTGGAGGGGCGGCTCTCTCGCTTCTTGCCGGACTCTGCCGTCTCACGGCTCAACCGCGACCGCGAGGCGAGCGACCCCGTGCTCGCTGCGGTGCTGCACGAGGCCATGGGCTTCTTGCGCGACACTGGAGGGGCCTTCGACCCGCGCCTCGGAGCCCAGCTCGCGTCGCTCGGCTATGACCGCCCGTTCGCGGAGGTGAGGAGCCCTGCGGGGTCCCCGCGCCTCGACGAAGTCCAGGAGCTCCAGGTGATGATCGAAGGTGCCCACGTCTCGCTCGAAGGCAACGGCAGCGTGGACCTCGGCGGCATCGCGAAGGGCTGGACAGTGGACCGGGTGCTCGACGCGCTCGTCGCTGCGGGCGCGGGGGCCGTCCTCGTGGATGGCGGCGGCGACATCGCCGTGCGCGGCGCCGAGTGGCCCATCGGCGTGGATGACGACCTCAGCGTGCTGCTGCGCGATGGCGCCGTGGCCACGTCATCGACGCGCGGGCGGCGCTGGCAGTCGGCACAGGGTCAGCACGCGCACCACATCCTCTCGGCCCGTACCGGCCTCCCTGCAACGTCCCCGGTGGACACCGTCACGGTGGTCGCGCCCAACGCCACCACCGCCGACGCGCTCGCCACGGCGGCGTTGGTCGACCCGTCCGGTCAGCTGCCGCGCCTCACGGGGCCGGGCTTCCAAGCGGCCATGCGCGCGTCGAGCGGCGCCTGGTACACCACGCCCAACTGGAGCGAGGCGCCATGA
- a CDS encoding putative metal-binding motif-containing protein has product MWTDWRCVAFACCNRQSDGGLACGQDCNDGSDEVKPGAPGSGFVDGLTAMVSWTTLGAVATSHPTRRGLFGFDAGVGMSACAQPSTPPTVCGGRPGAAWSDRSTDCDDSTASVNPNRTELCAGGDDDDCDGDLHPNEDADGDGWINASCGGTDCDDDDIATFLGAPELCDGRDNNCDGGAFEEDLDGDGELGVGAGCVGGPRAAFPRTDCDDSNDLVALGAPELCDGIDNDCDEDVDQVPDASAACPGDAYACVAGECLQCATCDLTGPNRTYWYLLSELGATRFDGLDLDDGPASTGCSTDLTAPDGRTQVDNIIGGVIDLGANAFGITVNEDLTDEILASDIVRVLEVRGVDGCNDPEVEVQLWQGRVPPRRRAHPGCTARENLLDPDTSPASKYLATSELKTAKAWARRRFLLRHLLGAHQQALPRVASRRFRGWSENWGLDRVTQRGRRSARERRRTLSGGAWHPGATEGDEGGTGADGRSRGRVGGAPARDRSSRAPTSQTMAPSTTHAGANVAPSGHVPVPDARLHAGAATRPLRGARRSAGGPPMGEAKSQFTLLFERFAIDC; this is encoded by the coding sequence ATGTGGACGGACTGGCGCTGTGTGGCGTTCGCGTGCTGCAACCGACAGTCCGACGGGGGCCTCGCTTGCGGTCAGGACTGCAATGATGGCAGCGACGAGGTGAAGCCCGGCGCGCCGGGATCTGGCTTCGTGGACGGCTTGACTGCGATGGTGTCGTGGACGACGCTCGGCGCGGTGGCGACGTCGCACCCTACCAGGCGGGGCCTCTTCGGCTTCGACGCCGGTGTGGGGATGAGCGCCTGCGCGCAGCCGAGCACTCCGCCCACGGTCTGTGGAGGCCGGCCCGGCGCGGCGTGGTCCGACCGCTCCACCGACTGCGACGACAGCACGGCCTCGGTGAACCCCAACCGCACCGAGCTGTGCGCCGGCGGCGACGACGACGACTGCGATGGGGACCTGCACCCCAACGAAGACGCCGATGGCGATGGCTGGATCAACGCGTCCTGCGGAGGCACCGACTGCGACGACGATGACATCGCGACGTTCTTGGGAGCCCCCGAGCTGTGCGACGGACGCGACAACAACTGCGACGGAGGCGCGTTCGAGGAGGATCTCGATGGTGACGGCGAGCTCGGGGTGGGCGCGGGCTGCGTGGGCGGACCACGCGCTGCGTTCCCGCGCACGGACTGCGACGACAGCAACGACTTGGTCGCCCTGGGAGCTCCTGAACTCTGCGATGGAATCGACAACGACTGCGACGAGGACGTGGATCAGGTCCCTGACGCGAGCGCGGCCTGTCCGGGTGACGCCTACGCCTGCGTGGCGGGCGAGTGCCTGCAGTGCGCGACCTGCGACCTGACGGGCCCCAACCGCACCTACTGGTATCTGCTCTCCGAGCTGGGGGCCACGCGCTTCGACGGCTTGGACCTCGACGACGGGCCGGCCTCCACCGGCTGCTCCACGGACCTCACGGCACCGGATGGACGCACGCAGGTGGACAACATCATCGGCGGCGTCATCGACCTCGGCGCCAACGCGTTCGGCATCACCGTCAACGAGGACCTCACCGACGAGATCCTCGCGTCCGACATCGTGCGTGTGCTCGAGGTGCGCGGCGTCGACGGCTGCAACGACCCCGAGGTGGAGGTGCAGCTCTGGCAAGGCCGCGTGCCACCGCGAAGACGCGCGCACCCTGGCTGTACAGCGAGGGAGAACCTCCTGGACCCCGACACGTCGCCCGCTTCCAAGTACCTCGCGACCAGCGAGCTGAAGACCGCCAAAGCCTGGGCCAGGCGAAGGTTTCTCCTGCGTCACCTTCTGGGAGCACACCAGCAAGCTCTGCCGCGGGTCGCTTCCCGGCGCTTCCGGGGCTGGAGTGAGAATTGGGGTCTTGATCGGGTGACCCAGAGGGGGCGACGCTCGGCGCGTGAACGACGTCGAACTCTATCAGGCGGTGCTTGGCATCCAGGCGCCACGGAAGGTGACGAAGGTGGAACTGGCGCTGACGGACGGTCGCGTGGACGCGTGGGTGGAGCACCCGCGCGGGACAGAAGTTCGCGTGCCCCGACTAGCCAGACGATGGCCCCATCCACGACCCACGCCGGCGCGAACGTGGCGCCATCTGGACACGTGCCAGTACCGGACGCCCGCTTGCACGCGGGGGCCGCCACGCGTCCGCTGCGAGGAGCACGGCGTTCGGCAGGTGGTCCTCCCATGGGGGAGGCCAAGTCGCAGTTCACGCTGCTCTTCGAGCGGTTCGCGATCGACTGTTGA
- a CDS encoding response regulator transcription factor — protein MRILVVEDDAKISGFLQRGLGEEGHRVEVARTLSAARAEARSLAYDLMLVDRMLPDGDGLTLVRDMRQHGDVTPVICLTARDQTEDKVEGLYGGADDYLVKPFEFGELLARIAAVTRRVPSAGTLNVGDLSIDLPSRRVHRAGRELHLTAQEYALLRYLAEHAGVVLSRTRLLEAVWDMSHDPRTNVVDVYISYLRAKIDKGFDHKLLQTVRGVGYVLDDKPR, from the coding sequence ATGCGCATCCTGGTGGTCGAAGACGACGCAAAGATTTCCGGCTTTCTCCAGCGCGGGTTGGGAGAGGAGGGCCACCGCGTGGAGGTCGCCCGCACCCTGTCTGCGGCCCGCGCCGAGGCGCGCTCGCTCGCCTACGACCTCATGCTGGTCGACCGCATGCTGCCGGACGGCGACGGGCTCACGCTGGTGCGCGACATGCGCCAGCACGGCGACGTGACCCCGGTCATCTGCCTGACCGCGCGCGACCAGACCGAGGACAAGGTGGAGGGGCTCTACGGCGGCGCCGACGACTACCTGGTCAAGCCCTTCGAGTTCGGGGAGCTCCTGGCGCGCATCGCCGCGGTGACGCGCCGGGTGCCCAGCGCGGGCACCCTGAACGTGGGTGACCTGAGCATCGACCTGCCCAGCCGGCGCGTTCACCGGGCGGGGCGAGAGCTGCACCTCACCGCGCAGGAGTACGCGCTGCTGCGCTATCTGGCCGAGCACGCCGGGGTGGTCCTCTCACGCACGCGCTTGCTCGAGGCGGTCTGGGACATGTCGCACGACCCACGCACCAACGTGGTGGACGTGTACATCAGCTACCTGCGCGCCAAGATCGACAAGGGCTTCGACCACAAGCTGCTGCAGACCGTGCGAGGTGTGGGCTACGTCTTGGACGACAAGCCCCGATGA
- a CDS encoding NAD(P)/FAD-dependent oxidoreductase: MTSKTSSSAAVNHEVVIVGAGFSGLGAGIKLREAGIEDFVILDAADGVGGVWRHNTYPGVAVDIPSTTYSYSFEPNPDWSRAFAPGRELRAYAEHCADKYDLRRHLRLHTYVEQAVFDERLDVWRVHTSEGVITTRFLVGAVGPLDKPHIPDIEGVARFAGQVIHTARWNHDADLRGKRIAVIGTGASALQLIPEIAGGAQQLDVYQRTAIWVMPKVDFAIAREVQALFEAAPPTQQLMRVVTSAATEVIMVLGVVQHTKFPFLVRAMERVCLEHLQRQVKDPEVRRKLTPRYSFGCKRPSFSNRYLSTFNRPNTELITEPIARITEHAIITADGRERPIDTLILATGFKVLELGAMPAFPVVGLSGVELGAYWDQQRYQNYEGISVPQAPNFWLMNGPYSVTGASWFSIIEANVRHIVRCIRETQRRSATRVVVKQAPHDAYTEDMRRRMESTIFTQPGCAASNSYYFDKHGDSPFVRPHTGLRLWWQSGHFDLEDYAYSGPRHSARSLAAAERG; encoded by the coding sequence ATGACTTCCAAGACAAGCTCCAGCGCCGCAGTGAACCACGAGGTGGTGATCGTGGGCGCGGGCTTCTCGGGACTGGGCGCTGGTATCAAGCTGCGCGAGGCGGGCATCGAGGACTTCGTGATCCTGGACGCAGCCGACGGCGTGGGCGGCGTGTGGCGGCACAACACGTATCCGGGCGTGGCCGTGGACATCCCCTCGACCACGTACAGCTACTCGTTCGAGCCGAACCCGGACTGGTCGCGTGCGTTCGCGCCGGGGAGAGAGCTGCGCGCCTATGCCGAGCACTGCGCCGACAAGTACGACCTGCGCCGGCACCTGCGCCTCCACACGTACGTGGAGCAGGCGGTGTTCGACGAGCGCCTCGACGTCTGGCGGGTGCACACGAGCGAGGGCGTGATCACCACCCGCTTCCTCGTCGGCGCCGTGGGACCGCTCGACAAGCCGCACATACCGGACATCGAGGGGGTGGCGCGATTCGCTGGCCAGGTCATCCACACCGCGCGCTGGAACCACGACGCCGACCTGCGCGGCAAGCGCATCGCGGTGATTGGGACAGGGGCCTCGGCGCTGCAGCTCATCCCCGAGATCGCCGGAGGCGCGCAGCAGCTCGACGTCTATCAGCGCACCGCGATCTGGGTCATGCCCAAGGTGGACTTCGCGATTGCCAGAGAGGTGCAGGCGCTCTTCGAGGCCGCGCCGCCCACGCAGCAGCTGATGCGCGTGGTGACCAGCGCCGCCACCGAGGTGATCATGGTGCTGGGCGTGGTGCAGCACACCAAGTTCCCGTTCTTGGTGCGCGCCATGGAGCGAGTCTGCCTGGAGCACCTGCAGCGTCAGGTGAAGGACCCCGAGGTGCGTCGCAAGCTCACCCCGCGCTACTCGTTCGGCTGCAAGCGACCGTCGTTCTCGAACCGCTACCTGAGCACGTTCAACCGCCCGAACACCGAGCTGATCACCGAGCCCATCGCGCGCATCACGGAGCACGCCATCATCACGGCGGACGGCCGGGAGCGCCCCATCGACACGCTGATCCTGGCCACTGGCTTCAAGGTGCTGGAGCTGGGCGCTATGCCCGCGTTCCCGGTGGTGGGCCTCTCTGGCGTGGAGCTGGGAGCCTACTGGGACCAGCAGCGCTACCAGAACTACGAGGGCATCTCGGTGCCGCAGGCGCCCAACTTCTGGCTCATGAACGGGCCCTACTCGGTCACGGGTGCCTCGTGGTTCAGCATCATCGAGGCCAACGTGCGGCACATCGTGCGCTGCATCCGCGAGACGCAGCGGCGCTCGGCCACGCGCGTGGTGGTGAAGCAGGCGCCCCACGACGCCTACACCGAAGACATGCGGCGCCGCATGGAGAGCACCATCTTCACGCAGCCAGGCTGCGCGGCCTCCAACAGCTACTACTTCGACAAGCACGGCGACTCGCCGTTCGTGCGGCCGCACACGGGCCTCCGGCTGTGGTGGCAGAGCGGCCATTTCGACCTCGAGGACTACGCCTACTCGGGCCCTCGCCATTCAGCGCGCTCGCTTGCGGCCGCCGAGCGCGGGTGA
- a CDS encoding cytochrome b/b6 domain-containing protein, giving the protein MKRILVWDLPTRLFHWLLAGSFIAAFTIANVMDDDSPTFAVHMLLGAVMGLMVVLRVVWGFVGSRYARFGSFAFGPSDVLAYLKGTVSGEGKRYIGHNPGSSVAIWAMLGLTLGLGVSGALMSTNEALEEVHEVLSYALLAVVVTHVAGVIWHTLRHRENITASMVSGYKDGEPEGAIPSVHPAAAAVFLVLTAAWAGLLVQGYDGATRTVTLPLVGTTLQLGEGPEGGGGDTGEPGATRAEEAVEEEEEEDDDD; this is encoded by the coding sequence ATGAAACGCATCCTCGTCTGGGACCTCCCCACTCGGCTCTTCCATTGGCTGCTGGCGGGCTCCTTCATCGCGGCGTTCACCATCGCCAACGTGATGGACGACGACAGCCCCACCTTCGCAGTCCACATGCTGCTCGGCGCGGTCATGGGCCTCATGGTCGTGCTGCGCGTGGTCTGGGGCTTCGTCGGCTCCCGCTATGCGCGCTTCGGCTCCTTCGCCTTTGGTCCGAGTGACGTGCTCGCCTACCTGAAGGGCACCGTGAGCGGCGAGGGCAAGCGCTACATCGGCCACAACCCGGGCTCGAGTGTGGCCATCTGGGCCATGCTGGGGCTGACGCTCGGGCTGGGCGTGAGTGGCGCCCTGATGTCCACCAACGAGGCGCTCGAAGAGGTCCACGAGGTGCTCTCCTATGCGCTGCTGGCGGTCGTGGTCACCCACGTGGCAGGCGTCATCTGGCACACCCTGCGGCACCGCGAGAACATCACCGCCAGCATGGTGAGTGGCTACAAGGACGGTGAACCCGAGGGCGCGATTCCGTCTGTGCACCCTGCGGCTGCCGCCGTCTTCTTGGTGCTGACCGCCGCCTGGGCGGGGCTGTTGGTGCAGGGCTACGATGGCGCGACGCGAACCGTCACTCTTCCGTTGGTGGGCACCACGCTGCAGCTGGGCGAAGGCCCCGAGGGCGGAGGCGGCGACACAGGCGAGCCGGGTGCCACTCGCGCCGAGGAAGCGGTGGAAGAAGAGGAAGAGGAGGACGACGACGACTGA